A portion of the Phacochoerus africanus isolate WHEZ1 chromosome 5, ROS_Pafr_v1, whole genome shotgun sequence genome contains these proteins:
- the GCFC2 gene encoding intron Large complex component GCFC2 isoform X4 codes for MAHRPKRTFRQRRTDSSDSDSAQEPTAEPGVPGEQVATGPAEEGMPSEGGCAEVAERLRRARGGGRARGRGRGRVWASSRRAAKAALRLDPGSDAPESRTVDLSTDKEDGIHHSSESEDDQSSSSNSSSSLEEEEEFLSTVNVPDAAFIQAAYRKRELARAQEDYISLDVKHVSSISNMKKNSEGSESEPDDHENIIPFTPKPQTLRQRMAEETTNRDEETSEDSQEDENQDTWEQQQMRKAVKITEGRDIDLSYSSESQTVKKFDVSISFPPINLEIIKKQLNNRLTLLQDTHRSHLREYEKYMEDIKTSKSTIQNLENSSSQALNFKFYKSRKIYVENLIDCLNEKARLRHQQIEAWM; via the exons ATGGCTCACAGACCGAAAAGGACTTTTCGGCAGCGCCGAACTGACTCTAGCGACAGCGACAGCGCCCAGGAACCAACTGCCGAACCAGGGGTGCCGGGAGAGCAAGTAGCCACGGGCCCTGCGGAGGAAGGAATGCCGTCTGAAGGAGGCTGCGCGGAAGTGGCGGAACGGCTCCGccgggcccggggcgggggccgggcccggggccggggccggggccgggtcTGGGCGAGTTCCCGGCGCGCGGCGAAAGCGGCTCTGCGCTTGGACCCAGGATCGGATGCCCCAG AATCCAGAACAGTTGATCTTTCAACAGACAAAGAGGATGGAATACATCATTCTTCAGAAAGCGAAGATGATCAGAGTTCATCTTCTAACAGCTCTAGCTCtctggaagaagaagaagaatttttaTCAACAG TAAATGTCCCTGATGCAGCTTTTATTCAGGCGGCCTACAGGAAACGTGAATTGGCCAGGGCCCAGGAGGACTATATTTCTTTGGATGTAAAACATGTCTCCAGCATCTCTAATATGAAGAAAAACAGTGAAGGTTCCGAAAGTGAGCCTGATGATCATGAAAATATAATACCATTTACCCCAAAGCCTCAAACTCTTAGACAAAGAATGGCTGAAGAAACAA caaacagagatgaagaaacaagcGAAGATAGTCAAGAAGATGAAAATCAAGATACTTGGGAACAGCAGCAAATGAGGAAAGCGGTTAAAATCACAGag gGACGAGACATAGATCTGTCTTATAGCAGTGAATCTCAAACAGTGAAGAAGTTtgatgtttctatttcatttccaccaataaatttagaaattataaagaagCAACTAAATAATAG attaaCATTACTGCAGGATACTCACCGTTCACACCTCAGAGAATACGAAAAATACATGGAAGATATCAAGACCTCAAAGAGTACCATCCAGAACCTAGAGAATTCATCAAGTCAAGctctaaattttaaattctataaaagcaggaaaatttatgtggaaaacTTAATTGACTGTCTTAATGAAAAG